A stretch of DNA from Candidatus Binataceae bacterium:
CTTAGAGCAGCTTGCGGCGACTGGGAATCCCCCGAGTGGCATTGCTTGGAATGTGGCGTGGGTGAATGCGCCCGCGGTCTGGGCCAGCGGTTTTACCGGAAAGGGAATCGTGGTTGGAGACTTGGATACCGGCGTGCAGTGGAACCATCCAGCGCTGATTAACCAGTATCGCGGATGGAACGGCAGCAGCGCGGATCACAACTACAACTGGTGGGATCCAACCACCGAGGCGAGTCCAGTTCCCATTGACCAAGACGGGCACGGAACGGCAACGACCGGAATCATGGTTGGCAATGACGAGCAGGGTAATCAGATCGGGGTGGCACCAGGCGCCAGTTGGATTGCCTGCCGCGGCTTGGGCCCGGGCGCAAACCGCTCTACGCTTCTCACTTGCCTGCAATTCATGTTGGCGCCATGGGACCTCACCGGCGCTAATCCCGATCCATCCAAGGCACCCGACATTGTCAACAATTCTTTCGTATGCCCTTTTTGTGGGTTTCAGACCGCCTTCGCCAATTTACGGGCTGCTGGAATCTTACCTGTAGCTGTCCCCGGCAATTTCGGTCCAACCTGCGGTTCGGTCTTCGATCCCGGCACCTATCCTCAAGTGCTGACGGTTGGCGCGTTATCATACCAGCAGAACATCATCGCCCCCTTCAGTTCGCGGGGCCCTAACACATCGGCACCATTCGTCGTGCCCGAAATCGTCGCCCCGGGTACGACTATCACCTCCTCGGTACCGACCAACGCTTACGCGGTGGGCTCAGGCACCTCCTTCGCCGCGCCGGCGGTTAGTGGAGCAGTGGCATTGATATGGAGCGCCAGGCAATACCTGGTCGGCAACATCGGCGAGACCATACAGCTACTTCAAAGCTCGGCGACACCTGACTTAAGCCTGTCTTGCGGCTCATCGTTCCAGCCCAACAATCTTTACGGCTACGGCACGTTGAACGTCGCCACGGCCTTGGGAATTCCGACTGGCTCGTCTGCATCGACGGCAAGCACGACCCAGGCCCAGACCAAAGCAAGCCTTGGGAGTGCTACATCATGGTAGGCCATCGTCAATCGCCCCGACTGCGCTTCAGATCCTTACCGCAGTCCGGGGCTTTGGGACTCTGGGTGCTGATTGGCTGCGCGCTGTGTGCGTGCTCATCAAATTCCGCGACGACACCGACACCGATTGTGACGGCCACTCCAACGGCGACGTCCAGTTCTACCGCGACTCCGACCGCGAGCCCCTCGCCTACGCCCGCGCCGGATAGTTTCCGGGCGACCGCGGGAAGCATGACCCAGGCGCGCATCGGGGCCTCGTTGGCGGATCTCTCCGCCACGCAGGTCCTAATCGCCGGGGGCTTTGACAACGAGTTGGCGCCGCTAGCCGAGGCGGATATCTACACTACAAGCAAGAATTTTTTCACGACGACCGAAACTCCACTGATACAGGAACGTTACCTTGCCGCCTCGGTCACCTTACCCAACGGGACGGTGCTGATTGCTGGAGGTATCGGAGGCAACGGCGTGGTTTTAAACAGCGCTGAAATCTATGACCCCACCACCGGCGTCTTTCGGCTGACCGGCACCAATATGAGCGACTCGCGCTATGGCGCCGGCGCCGCGCTCCTACCTGACGGACAAGTTCTGATCGCGGGCGGAGTGGATGCCAATAACAATTACCTGGCGAGCGCGGATCTGTACGATCCGGCCTCTGATAGTTTTACCGCGAGCACCAGCGCCTTGAGCACTGCCCGCCAGTATGCAACCGCCACCTTGCTGACCAACGGCCAAGTATTGATTGCCGGCGGCTTTGGGGCTCTGACCGGCGGCTTAAACAGCGCCGACCTGTACGATCCCGCCGCCGATACCTTCACCGCCAGCGCCGGGCAGATGAGCAACTCGCGCTGTGGCGCGGCGGCAACATCCTTGGCCAACGGCGATGTGCTGATAGCCGGTGGCGAGGACTGCACCGGGACCTCTCTGAACACCGCGGACCTTTACAACCCCACCGCCGATAGCTTCACTCCCAGCAGTAGCAGGCTCTCCGATGCGCGGGCGTGGGCTGCCACAGTGGCTCTGGCCAATGGCAAGATTTTGATTGCCGGAGGCAACGACCTCAACGGCCCGACGGCAACGGCTGACCTTTACGATCCGGCGACGAATAGCTTCGTCGCCAGCAAAGGGGCGATGAGCGACGCGCGCGCCTACGCCGTCGCCACATTGCTTTCCAATGGTCGGGCGCTGATTGCGGGAGGGCTTAACAGCGCTGGCGAGATCCTGTCGAGCGCCGATCTCTATTATCCTTAGACTACGCGGGCAACCGCTTCCCCTTTCCTTATCTCTTTCCGCCCAAACGGAGATAAGGAAAGGGGCCATCTTTACCACCCCGATGGCCGTTTCAGCCTGGCGCCAACTTTATCCAGAGAGGCTAATGGTTCGCGGGCAGCCAAGAGCATTGCCCCACACTGTTGCCGGCGGGCGATTCCATCGTGGATTGCCCCAAGCCAGGACGAATGGAGACCATAACCTGGGCTTCGCGCAGGCTTTGCGGGCAGAACAAACCACGGGCACCGTTGAGCACTACCATCGCCTGAATATTCCCGGCATCCACGACGTACTGACCCGGCGAACTGGTCAGATAACGACAGAAGTGGTCGCGATTACGCAAAAAACCCGAGGCCTCCTGCACCACCCCGTGCTCGCCCAACCAAATCCGCAGCGTGCTGCCGTTGCCACCGTCCGCGGTACCCCGATCGAACACGCAGTAATAGTAGCCGGCGGGCGAGCTCTGCACCGGCGGCGCCGCCGCGGTGGCGGACCACAGAATTAAAATGAACAAGCCCGATACCAGCACAGGCTTCATCTTGCCCCCCTCCGACCGCAGATCAGGCCCGAGCAGCTACCTCGTACCCCTTAAGCATCC
This window harbors:
- a CDS encoding kelch repeat-containing protein gives rise to the protein MTQARIGASLADLSATQVLIAGGFDNELAPLAEADIYTTSKNFFTTTETPLIQERYLAASVTLPNGTVLIAGGIGGNGVVLNSAEIYDPTTGVFRLTGTNMSDSRYGAGAALLPDGQVLIAGGVDANNNYLASADLYDPASDSFTASTSALSTARQYATATLLTNGQVLIAGGFGALTGGLNSADLYDPAADTFTASAGQMSNSRCGAAATSLANGDVLIAGGEDCTGTSLNTADLYNPTADSFTPSSSRLSDARAWAATVALANGKILIAGGNDLNGPTATADLYDPATNSFVASKGAMSDARAYAVATLLSNGRALIAGGLNSAGEILSSADLYYP
- a CDS encoding S8 family serine peptidase, which codes for MASGGLQRMILVMSQQADLSGAQQLTSKADKTRYVYETLREMADSTQPGIVTALSQMGLTPTARLYIQNAIVVTADGGKAIDSPAVNSLAARADVASIETDDPITADPLEQLAATGNPPSGIAWNVAWVNAPAVWASGFTGKGIVVGDLDTGVQWNHPALINQYRGWNGSSADHNYNWWDPTTEASPVPIDQDGHGTATTGIMVGNDEQGNQIGVAPGASWIACRGLGPGANRSTLLTCLQFMLAPWDLTGANPDPSKAPDIVNNSFVCPFCGFQTAFANLRAAGILPVAVPGNFGPTCGSVFDPGTYPQVLTVGALSYQQNIIAPFSSRGPNTSAPFVVPEIVAPGTTITSSVPTNAYAVGSGTSFAAPAVSGAVALIWSARQYLVGNIGETIQLLQSSATPDLSLSCGSSFQPNNLYGYGTLNVATALGIPTGSSASTASTTQAQTKASLGSATSW